GAAATTCTCTTGAGACATACCTGGAAACTTTGAAAAATACGCCTTCCGGTACTTGTTTCCGTTCTCGTCGTTCCAGAAGTGTGTTGGCTGGCAGGGCATGGGTTTGGTGCAAACCAGTTCTCCACTCTCCCCCCAAACTGGCTTCCCTGTTTAAAGGATGAAGAACACTGTTATTCCTACTAGCGCTCCTGGGTTTATCATCATAAACAACTCGATTACCTTCCTGCACTGTGAACACAGAGCAAGTAAAGTTGGAAACATGTCTTTCTGAGATTTGTTTTATTTAGTACTTTCAGGCAGAgggtaagtgaatcagtagatactggATGGGGGGGGATCCTGCTGTTATTTCATACCACTGGAGTCTTCACAAAGTTTTCTAGCACCCTCAAAAGCTTGACAAAACTTTTTCACCTGGCAAAAGAACCAGGGAAAAGATGCCAGCCAAACCTTCTGCGCTTCGGTACAACCACGAAGATTATTCTTTCTTGGGCCACTATCCACCTTGCTGGAGGGCTCAAACTGTGTCTCTTTTAAGAAAATGAACCCATAAAGGCAGAGATTGGGAACCTGACAATCATCTACACGCTGTGGGGCCATCCGAGGGATACAGGAAGCCCCCCACCAAAAACTGCAGATATAACAGCTAACTCTATATATCGCACTGTCTCAGATTTCCTCTAGGGGCTAATTATGTCATGGAAATAtgcataaatacatatttctagggttttttatttattatttttaatatttttgggcCGTGGATATGTGAaaccgtggatactgatcccgcagatatggggttcctactgtatttcTGGACAAAAACTCCCGTAGCTTTTAGTGGACGAAGACACAGAATAGGAACTGCATATCATACCTTCATCGTTCCAGGCTTCCACCGCCATGCCGAGATTCCGCGCCTGGATCTCGCCTTTATAAACCGGAATGGACACATTCTGGCCCATGAAGCAGGAAACGATATCTGTGCCTCCTAAAacaggaggtgggggaggaagagagagagaatcctatCTGGGCAGCTctttaaagagaaaagtaaaaTTTATTGATTACGTTCCTCGTGTGAGCTCGAGACAGCATCAACGGCTCCCCGCCTCCCAACTCTGTCCTCGTGACAACAGCTTCACTGGACTCCGTTTCCCAGCAACCCCCACCAGCACCGGCCAGGGcgaatgggagctgtagttgaagaacatccaGATAACCACCTTCTTCCCTCACCCCGGCTTGAACTTGCACCGCAAACACAAACCATCCCAGCCGAGGCTCAAGTTCGGCTAACCGGTACCTGAAATGGACCCAAGCAGGATGCTGCTCTTGATGTGCTTGTAGACGTAGTCATAACTTTGCGGCTTGAGGGGCGAGCCGGTGGACAGGATCGTATGGAGCGTCTGAAGGTTGTGAGTCTCACCTGGTGGGAAAGGACCAAGGGAGAAACAGTGTTACTCTTTCTGAGCAGCCGTGTCTCCGAGAACGCCGCCCCACCGGGAAGGCAGATGGGCAAAGCCGAAAAGGACCGTCTAATGTCCCCAGGCGTTACAGGCAGGTAAGACCCCCACCCCTCTTTAGAGGCAGGCCACGGGACTCTCAAATCCCAAGGCAGGCTGGTGGAGTGATCAAGGCAGGCTGTACGATGGGGTGAGTAAAACCACCCGacggctggaatcctgttgcgtagTTATGCAGAGTGCATCACTTTCCGAGGCAAATTGCTGTGAGTTAAGAAATCTTTACAGACTTTGCCACCCCCGGGTGGCGTGATTCAGTGGACAACAGATAATGactgcagagatttcttaacttatgggaATTGACTTCTAAAAAGTTATGCCACTTgcgtaactacacaacaggatttcagccaatgactcTCAAGACGTCACTGGACCAAAATTCCCAGCAATCCCAATTGCCATAACCCGTGGTAAGGAATACTAAGAGCTGCACAGTCGGCTGGTGGTATCCGTGGGGGACTGGTTCAAAGCCCCTAAAAAATTAGGATATAGAAAACCTCATATAAATAGCATGGTCcctggttccttctagtggccagttctggaaaccTGCACTTCGGCGGGGtgatttaatattttcaagcaaTGCGTAAGTGAAACTGCGGGAACCGGCCCCGTGGATATGGACTTCCTGCTGTAATCAAACATTTCTGGAGGGGTTATTTTTTCCCGAACGTACGGGCATCGATGATCACAAATAACAAGAAACAGCCCCTGTATGTTTCCCCTCAGTCATGGGATGGTAAAGGCAAGGAGgagaatccttccttcctcccaaagAACCAGAAGTTCAGGCAGGTAGGTGGTCTTCCAGACTTTCCATGGGTCAAGAGAGAAAACTCTTGTGAGCCACCTTCGGCCTTGGGGGCTGAAGGTtcccgacacccccccccccagccttaaGCGGGGACGTGACAAAAACCAGCACACTCTAGTGGAAGGGAGGACAAAATGCAGCCCCTCCAGCTGTCCTTCAAGAGTAACTCCCAGCGGCGCTAACCCACCGGAGAAggaggatgggagttgtggtccaaccaTATCGCAAGAACCAGCGTTGACCCCCTCTTCCCTCATTGGCCAACTGGGAGAACGCAAGCCGAGAGGCCGAGGGGGGGGCACCAGAAGCGAAGAGAAAAGGCCGCCCGCAAAGTCAAAGAGAGCAGCAAGGGGGGGGCATGCCACACTTACATGGTTTAAGGTTCTTCTCCTCCAGGACGGCGAGCCATTTGGCACCTGTTCCCAAAATGGTGATTCTgcagccaaaaaaagaaaggaaggaccaTCTATTGCTGCCGTTGCTTCCAAGAGccaaggtgggaaggaaggagggacacacacacacacacacaccgtggcTCCCCGGGGGTCAAGACGGCGTTCGCTCCCCTTCGCCAGGACCCTTGGTTTTGAGATGACAAGGCATGCCTCTCTATCTGTGCCCATGACTGTAACGTTCCATTCCCCAGCAAAGGAAGAGtaggaagggaggagaggggcCAGCTTCGTAGAACTCGTCCGCTCTGGCTCTGACCAGTGGGGAGCCGAGACGGAAGAGAGGTGGGAAAAGCACATTCCCCTGCAGCCCCTTCCGGAGAGGCAAAAGGGTCGCCccgctctcctctcccccctgaTGTCACGGCAAGGCGGGCGGCGGTTCTCCCCGCAGCCCACGGCGAACCGCTCTCAAGAAGTGGCCCGGCTTGGTCTAAGCGGGAGTAGAAACGGTCCTCGGCTCTCCAGAAAAGAGTCTCTGCTGGCTCGccggaggagaaggaaagaaggaaggcgtGCCTGCCAGGCCCTCGGCCTGAGTGGCATCATGGGGGTGGAGTGAGAGGGCGACCATCTCAAGGACCCGCCTTCCGTGTTCCTCCGGAAAGGCCACGCAGACCACCTACGGCGGCATCGCTAAGCAGAGGCGTGCCTTGTTATTATTACCTCTAGGAGGACCAACATTCAGAATGTGGCCTGAAGTTGTTTTCGGGAGGGATGGGACTGAAGCTCACCTGGGCTAAGCCCTCGATCCTGCTAAATGTTTCTAAGATTATGCCTTGAAGGCAAGCGGGTAAGGAAGCTCGCCCTTCCCCACCGGATCCCCTCTTTCCCAGGCACAAATCTCTGGATCTATCTTATTCTCTCTTATTCCATTTCAGATTCATTTTCTCCTAGAGGTCTAATAAAGTTCTGAAGGGGGGGAACCCCCTGGGGAAATGCCCAAGTGTCTGACTTTCAGACCTAATGGCCTCGTGTTAAGAGAATGCCGTGGACTTTATGCCTCTTCAACTCCAAGCACAGGAGGATGCCCCCTCCAAGGGAGCAATACctgttgattcacttatccgctgcctgaaaatactgatttaaaaaacaacaacacaaaaacacccagaaatacatatttataagcATTTCCAGGGTTtatttaccaaaactggccactagaggaagccaaagATCATGCAATGAATAGCATTCAAAactcatgtttttcagcatctgcgcgGAGGCTTAGAACTGATCCCGCGTGGATGTCGTGGTCCTGCTGTACTGAAGAGATGATGTCTACAGCAATCTCTTAAGTTGAGATCGTTTGCCTTGAGACGTTACATCaactaacaggatttgggccccTGATTACCCGGAGGCTGGCTCTCTTCCTTGTTTCTGCTGGATCGATGACTCAGATCACCCCTCCAGGAATCACAAATCGTCCTCAAAAGGGAAACGGGGAGGGGGATGCGCTAAGAGACCCTGAGACACACCCTTTACCTACCccagtctgtccaccaaatcccACAGGACGTTGGGGGACGGCACGAGAGGCGACCCATCGTACAGAACCACCGAGGCGCCAACGGCGAGAGCCGACACCAGCCAATTCCACATCATCCAACCAGTCTAGGGAGAAGAGGAGACCGGTGTGAGcagcttggtgtttttttttttccactgcagaCTCCTATCAGAGGCGGCGGCTGTCGTCACCTCTTCCAAGACTCGCAAAGCTCATGTCACAGCTTCTCTCAAGGAGGCGGTTGGGCAAAATCTACACTGCTGGCGTGGGAGTGCGACATGCCGGTCACACGCCAAGCACCCCACAGGGGTTCTGGGTAACATTTGCAGCAGCTGCAGGATGTGTGCGTGGGAAGGGATCCGAGGTGGCATGTTTgatcagttttgttttttaaaagtggatcCATCCTAGTTTACAAAGGTAACTCTTTCAACTAGCAAGAGATGCACACAGACTGATTAAATGCACACACGTaccatacatatacacacagacaTTTTAATATTCTTATCTGAGCATATGTATGTAAAGATTCCAAACACAAGGACCTAGCAAGCCACCCTGGCAAGAGAGTTCATATCTCAGAAAGCAGTACATAAATCACTGCAATAAACGGTGAATAAATAAAAGGTCGCCCTTCAGCTAGGCTTCAGATTGTGGCTTATTTCTGGATTACTTGAACGGAGGGAATGCCAGTTCCCTTTCTGGCCCAGAATAGTAGGAAACCAACCAAATCAGATATTCCCAAGCATGagaaattttccattttcttacTACAAATCAGTCTCCAGTTTGCGGGTTTGTTTTTACACTTGCCGTTGTGTAGTACATGATGTTGTCGCTGCTAGTCATGTTCCCGTGCAAGATGTGTTCCTTCAGATGCTGAATTAACGTCccctggaaaggaaaagagagaaagacactCACATGTAGCATCCGGGTGAAAATGCATGGCCTCCTCATCTCTCCGGCCAGCCCACCtagcagggttgttgtgaaaaaGAGGAGGGCAAAGGGGGAAAACGATGCATGCCCTCTTCCGCTTCTTGAAGGAAAGGTGGATTCTCTGCTCTCCCCATCGCCACCTCCTCTGCCAGACACATTACAGATTTAATGCAAAGCTAAATATATGCAGGAAGGAAAGGTGATACGCTTAGGCAGTTTAGAaaattgatctttttttttttttacagagagaGTCCAGCAAAGCAGGACACGCCCTAGAGAAGATGGGGGAATGAAACTACAAGCAAGAAAAATATTATTCTTGTCgttgttatttaaaaaacacaaggtCAATCAAAAAATTCAGACTGGTGTTgtttaacagatacaagttttaaccaaaaacctaagcgtCTGTCAAAGACCagcacagtatatatgctgttcctaatattgctattcTCTGTTGCTCTGAaggtatgatttctgagatctacaactgtGTGAAATTCCgtgatgttgttcccaaagccctgatgacaaCGGGGACCACggaagtgtgtttcattcacaagcgagatgtttcagtggccagatctctgtattttgtttgtttttccatttctttattttcagctctggcatctcctggaattgcaatgtcaatgaaccacataatgatgatgatgattacagcagtgcctcgcattacgttaattcattccagcgaaatcgttgtaatgcaaaattaaaaagcccatagaaacgcattaaaacccgattaatgcattcctatgggcttgaaactgacagttcagcaaagatcctccatagcgcggccattttcgctacccatgcagcgaggaacccatcccagaaaagagtggggagccttttttttttttgcccagcggccattctgaaatcaccgatcagctggccgaaaatcgtcgttttgcgagaattggttcccgaagcagggaaacgatcgtcgcaaagcgaaattcctccattgaaaccatcgtaaagcaacCGCTTTTGCGACCGCAAAGTTTGTtgtaatgcgattttgtcattaaacagggcgctcgtcttgcgaggcatcactgtactaccTGCTTGGTTGGATCTTCAGCAATACAGAGCTGCCATCTAGTGGCAGAGCCCTGCTTTCGTTCGTGGAGCGAGCTGCAAAGGGTTATTCGCTTCTTCAGCCTGTTCCTTCCGCCCTTTCCAAAGGGCCAAAATGCTTCTACAGAGGTTTAATTCCTGACAATAACAGCTTTAAGCTCCAAGCCCTGGGGTTTCTCTATCCACCTATCGACAGATCCTGGTCCCCACACCCGGGAACTTTCTTGAAAGTTTACCCTTTACGTTGCATGGGGTTCCCTAACTCTTGCCAACTTGCTCCTCGGGTGAGCAGATCGAGGTTGACCGTGTCAAGAAAAAGGCCACCAAGGCAACTCAGCCTCTTCATTTCCAGCTAGGCCAGccatggcgaacctatggcacgcaaagccctttctgcgggcacgtGAGCCGTTAAGTTGCTGGATCGATACTCCCCaccgcacagccaaacctgagaaggcagctacAGCCACAGCGCTGGCGCTTCGACAGGCGGagccagagtggggtctcgaggcacctccgtgcccgggattcctcCTTCCGCTACCACTTCCAATTCCACCGCCATGccactgccttttgttttgtttttctgcccgcgagcccaaaaaggttcactgccACTGAGCCAGGCTGTGCCTCGGCATCCCTTCTTACCAACATCTGTATACACACGCCCCGTCACCCCAGATGAAAAGAGACCTACCCCTGCCGAGTGGACCATGCATTTGGGGGCGCCCGTTGTGCCAGAGGAATACATGATAAAAAGAGGATGGCTGAAGGGAAGCTGCTCAAACTCCAGCTGGGGGGCTTGGTCTCCTTTCCCCGTAGCGAGGAAGTCTTCTAGAAAGACGCTGTTCGAAGAAGCcggcacagaaaaaaaatggcagggggagaggaagagaataaAAATCAGTATTGAACTCGGAAGACAAATTTACACATTACAGAGGGGGGCCCCTTTCTGAAAAGGACAGGGCCTTCCAAATCATGCCCGTTGGATCTCAACCCTCACAGCCACTGTCCTCGTTAACCCCAAATTCTCTTTTtcagacacatttttttaaaaaggcagaagaaaactAAAAGTTCGAGAACGAAGGggaaatttaaaccagaaattgaTTCGTTTCCCAGAGGGAAACCGATGAGaccattagttttttttttttaattgaccgTGGAGAAGCTCACTCAACTATTTAAAGAGGCCGGGCATCTTATTTAGGCATCAAAGCAGTGGTTTCTTGGGACCACAACATCCAGAATCCACAGCACTGCCAGACAGGGGACTATGGGAtttctagtatttatttatttttatttatttattggattcctATTCTGCCCATTTACACGAAAGTTCTACTCTctagtaaaaagaaaagcaaaaaaaaaaagttccatgcTTTGACtgaaacacacaaacatattttaatattGGGGATATGACCAGACGACTGAAGGGTTCCTGTGTATAACAAACAGGGTGATGTAATCTAAGAGCATCTAAATAAGGAAGCACATGTTTGTTTATACCTATTTGGTATTTTGGAAAGATCTATCGATTCTCTCGAGGAAACATACGGAATGACGACAACTTTTTTAAGATCCGGCAATCCTGCAAAGGAAACAGAGAATTTAAACAGGGAGAAAAAGGCCATCACTTCTGCTTCCGCTTGTTTGCAATGCCTCGTTCCACAGCGATCCAGGTCAGAAGAAAAATGCCCGCTTTGGGACGAAGCAATTTTATCAGAAGCAAGACATTTCAAACACTCCTTTCAACACACCTAGATTCAGGTTTCCTGGTTTCTCAAATCCCAGTTTTGCAGGACTCCTGAAGTGAAATATCATGGGGTCTGGCTTGCTCTCCTTCCACCCCAACCACATCGCTGAGAAACTTGTACCAGGTCATGAGAAGCGGTTAAGCGAGTGAGAGACAAACCTCCAACTGGAATCTACTGGTCAATCCCCACTTCCCTGGCAGATCAACAAAGGCAACCAGTTCCAAATGGTTTCACAACAGTACCCACCAAACATAGTTCCATTTTTGTCCTCACTGTTtcaataaaccatggtttatttgGACGTTtcaataaaccatggtttgtttggACGTTtcaataaaccatggtttgtttggACGTTTCAATAAACGATGGTTTGTTTGGACGTTtcaataaaccatggtttgtttggCCTAGGTCCTTTCTATCTCTACCCATGATGGCTGGAGGGTTTGGAAAGCTGTGActcaaacaagtaacttttctgaacacTTCTTAGTGGGCAGCTTGCTCTACATGACACACTGTTTACAAACCTCTGTCCTCCCAACCACAGATTCTCAACCGGACAGCTTTGGCACGTGAGTCTTCTGGCCGCAGCGTCAGACTGCTAGGCCACGGACAATCTCCAGGATTTTACAATGCTGGAGATTTTGGAATTTTAGAATTCATTACATTGAGGAAccagaagggagaggaaaggaagattGTTCCCCTTCTCATGAGCACAGAAAATAGCCAGTACCCTTTACAACATTTTGAAGCTTTTCCAGGTGGTTATGCTTTTTCCCGTTGTAGACGACCGCTTCCACGGAAAAGATCACCTTGGGCTGTATCTGAGAGAACCGGTCCAGCACACCCTGGGCGACAGGATTGAAAAAGACAGAAAGGTGCACAAATTGGCGTCTGCAGAAGCAAAAAGGAGACATTGATCCACCCTAGAAAATGTTCTAAGAAAGGTATTTCCCCACCCTGGGCCCTGAAACATTGCCCCTGGCAGAGGGCATATAAGCTTTTGTTTTTCGAGTTAACCACCATTCTCAGATTGGCAACTAAATCTGGCTAAACCCTGGCTTGTTCAAACCAGCTTGAGCTGCTTGATGGATTGTTTCAAATCCTTGTTTTAAATCAGGGGATGACCCCCTTGGGACTCTCCAGATGCCGAGAACTAGCGTTGAACTAAATTTGCAAGGATGAGATTTTCCGttttttaattaatgtatttatttttgtattacaaGTCGTATAACTCTCCATTCTGGGACTGACATCTCCATGTGGCTAGTCTGGGGGAAAGGTGTAAAATGGAAGACTCTGAGCCTTAGTTAGGCCTGGCTccatccaagcttcctgttcctgccccagtggtaGCTGGGAGCTTGCTTTCAGAGCAGGAAGTGAAGCAAGGCTAGGCCTAACCTGGCCTCCAAGTCTTCCGggttaggcctttctcccaggcgagccccACTGAGATGCCTATAAGTGTCTGTTCACcagacagaactcccagaatggatctGTAAATTCCGAAAACCCCATTCCCTGCTACACGTTGTGATCACAGGCATCAAGCACCATTAAGGCAGAGGCATCGTTAATGCAACAGCCAGTGCGTTTCAGCGGAGGATGTCTCCTCCCACGCCCCAGGCTCCGGACTCTTAAAACTATGGGGAAAAGAGGCATTTCTTCACCTAAATCCCAAATCTAAAACGGAACAAAATAATACGGGTTGGATAAATATAGGCATTGCGAACAAATCAGATTACCCTACTTGGTGGGGAAGGAAGTCGCTCCAGAGCGGGGAAACTACAAATCATTTTCTGGGGTGTGGGGAGAAGGAGACCTTGTTTTAAGTTATGATTTCTTGAATAACTGAGGCTTGGGTTGGTGGACATGGAGGGAGGCTGCTCTCTGCTGGCCTAATTGTGGGAAAGCAGGACAGATCACTGAAGGCCTAGCATTATTTCTCCAGCCCGTGGTCAATTCTAAATAGAATCAGCTCTCTCGGATTTAAAGGCAGAGAAAGACTCCTTTCTCTTGATCAGGTCTCCTGCGGGAGGAAGCAAATCAGAGCAGCTTAAGGTCCCATTGCTCTTTAACTGACCCAACCAAAGGAACAGGGGTCAAATAAACGGCCTTTGAAATAGATCAGCCCCATCGGGTCAGGGTGGGGGAGATCGCAGGGGTCAGTCCATTGTGGGGCAAGCCGGTGGACAGGAGGAGCGACATCCCGCAAGCACCCCCTTCCCACTGGGAGACAAGGTGGCTGCTTTCACGCGccgtctgcccccccccccccgtgtgacTTACATTGACGCCAAAGTCGGGTGACGTCGCGCTCCAAATTGCCCCGATGCTGGCAGCCGCCAGCATGGCTTCCACAGCGTGGATGCCGTTCGGCAAATAACCTAAAACGATACCAAGGTCAGAGCAACCACAAGAGGAGACGTCACCAAcgcagcaacaaaaacagcagCCACCTCCATCCCACCGAGTCAGAACGCCCTTCCTCATTCCCTTACATGTGATTCTACAAGTCCCCGAACACCCAAGAGCGATCTCCCAGTCCAGGGTGCTGAACTGGAATCCACTTGGCAACTCCTTGGGCCGGTCACTCCTCTTCCGTCTGACCCAGTTCACAGAAATCATCCTTTCCTCTACTTCTCGCTTCAGAGGTCAAACAAGTTACACAACCAACTAGCTTTCTGATGACGGTGGAGTGTCAGTTGTCCCCTAAGGTGTTCCCACCGGGGCAATCAAACTACGTTcaattaggtttttaaaaaaccacacacacacacacgtcacgGATGCATTTCCTCATCATCCCCATTATCACAAAAACGTGTCCTTTAGGCTACAGGGTATATTTCACTACCTGATTAGAATCTGAGAAGGAAGAGCAGGTCATGATCTTTTCAGGGCCAGCCTATGGACATCATAACCTTAAAAAGATCGCCTggaattacatttcaaaaggcTGAAAACACCTCTTCTAAGAAGGCTTACTTACTGGCACAAACAGCTTTCAGCTAAATACTTTGGTATTTTGgctccatctttttcttttcaatcCAAGCAACAACGGTCCTACAAAGCCCCCAATATTAAATTGCATCCTTTGGCCGCGAGGGTCTTCCAAAACttgccctctctcccccccatcctgGTATCTCTCCAGCCTCGTTGTTTCAATAACGCAATACATCCATCTACAAGGGAATGGCAGGTATTTGGGGCAGCCCGCCCTTAGGAAAGGCACGGCCTTTTCGCTGGTGGCACTGCTAAACTTCCTCTCTCTGGGATTTGCTAAGTCTGCCCCCTGTGCTATCTCTGTAAGGCCAAACCCCCGATACCAACCTGACAAGTGCCAGAGGGGTAAACGGAGAGAAAGTGGCTTCCGGGCCCAGCCCCTGCACTTAAGGTACACGGAGGGGAGTTGTCCATACAAGAAGCCCACCAAACAGAAACTTTGTGCTCCAACATTAAAGTATAGTAGAATCCCCATATCCGCAGGATCAATATCCGCTGAGGCACTTATCTACGGTctgacaatattttttttaaatgtcagaaatatatatttctataaatatttggagaccgagaccatgctatgtagagCATTTGttagagaaatactgtatttttccgtgtgtaagactatacttttgtctaaaatctagactaaaaattgagggtcactttagacacggaagtaagctgaggagggaacaaaaaaaaaaagtggaggggagagcagggatcaaagcgatcctgcagcgctttcatccctttccccctacacttgctaagccccacatatatttttaattttggattagaaaagtgggggcgtcttatacacagaaaaatacagtatatttccaCCATGCCGTttccagaactagccactagaggcaGCCCAAGACCAGGCTTT
The genomic region above belongs to Pogona vitticeps strain Pit_001003342236 chromosome 14, PviZW2.1, whole genome shotgun sequence and contains:
- the AACS gene encoding acetoacetyl-CoA synthetase isoform X1, producing the protein MSGELEIMESQVMWEPDSKRNTHMDQFRAAVADAYGIRLANYNELYHWSVEHYSDFWEEFWKFSGIVFSRLYDEVVDPSKGVADVPEWFKGSRLNYAENLLKHTENDKIALYAAQEGKEEIVKVTFEELRQQVALYAAALRKMGVQTGDRVVGYLPNGIHAVEAMLAAASIGAIWSATSPDFGVNGVLDRFSQIQPKVIFSVEAVVYNGKKHNHLEKLQNVVKGLPDLKKVVVIPYVSSRESIDLSKIPNSVFLEDFLATGKGDQAPQLEFEQLPFSHPLFIMYSSGTTGAPKCMVHSAGGTLIQHLKEHILHGNMTSSDNIMYYTTTGWMMWNWLVSALAVGASVVLYDGSPLVPSPNVLWDLVDRLGITILGTGAKWLAVLEEKNLKPCETHNLQTLHTILSTGSPLKPQSYDYVYKHIKSSILLGSISGGTDIVSCFMGQNVSIPVYKGEIQARNLGMAVEAWNDEGKPVWGESGELVCTKPMPCQPTHFWNDENGNKYRKAYFSKFPGIWAHGDYCRINPNTGGIVMLGRSDGTLNPSGVRFGSSEIYNIVEAFEEVSDSLCVPQYDKDGEERVILFLKMATNQEFSLDLVRRIREAIRLALSARHVPSLILETEGIPYTINGKKVEVAVKQIIAGKEVAQRGIFSNPETLDFYRNIPELQNF
- the AACS gene encoding acetoacetyl-CoA synthetase isoform X2; this encodes MSGELEIMESQVMWEPDSKRNTHMDQFRAAVADAYGIRLANYNELYHWSVEHYSDFWEEFWKFSGIVFSRLYDEVVDPSKGVADVPEWFKGSRLNYAENLLKHTENDKIALYAAQEGKEEIVKVTFEELRQQVALYAAALRKMGVQTGDRVVGYLPNGIHAVEAMLAAASIGAIWSATSPDFGVNGVLDRFSQIQPKVIFSVEAVVYNGKKHNHLEKLQNVVKGLPDLKKVVVIPYVSSRESIDLSKIPNSVFLEDFLATGKGDQAPQLEFEQLPFSHPLFIMYSSGTTGAPKCMVHSAGGTLIQHLKEHILHGNMTSSDNIMYYTTTGWMMWNWLVSALAVGASVVLYDGSPLVPSPNVLWDLVDRLGITILGTGAKWLAVLEEKNLKPCETHNLQTLHTILSTGSPLKPQSYDYVYKHIKSSILLGSISGGTDIVSCFMGQNVSIPVYKGEIQARNLGMAVEAWNDEGKPVWGESGELVCTKPMPCQPTHFWNDENGNKYRKAYFSKFPGIWAHGDYCRINPNTGGIVMLGRSDGTLNPSGVRFGSSEIYNIVHDQWQEGGGGRQADHRWEGSGPARHFLQPGDPGLLPKHPGAPELLKEAAFSHLSASVCVRASACLVLYRVYNMYMDTVCKRSFYLSNSGFFGKRRKTVISPHPLNRHVFHKNGILGSALFQTSACCHYFPFDERRLWHVR